The Corvus hawaiiensis isolate bCorHaw1 chromosome 2, bCorHaw1.pri.cur, whole genome shotgun sequence genome includes a window with the following:
- the LOC125322165 gene encoding LOW QUALITY PROTEIN: transmembrane protein 50B-like (The sequence of the model RefSeq protein was modified relative to this genomic sequence to represent the inferred CDS: inserted 2 bases in 1 codon): MAGFLDNFRWLECECIDWSECCNAVTSIMAGVLXFTGWWIMIDIAVVYPKLEQLNHAFHTCGVFSMLAFFMTNAVSNAQVRGDSYSDGCLGRTGAWIWLFIGFMLMFGSLIGSMWILSGAYVTQNTNVYPDLAVFFQNALIFFSTLIYKFGRTEELWG, from the exons ATGGCAGGGTTCCTGGACAATTTCCGCTGGCTGGAGTGCGAGTGCATCGACTGGAGCGAGTGCTGCAACGCTGTCACCTCCATCATGGCCGGGGTGCT TTTCACAGGCTGGTGGATCATGATCGACATTGCTGTGGTTTATCccaagctggagcagctgaaCCATGCCTTCCACACCTGTGGGGTCTTCTCCATGCTGGCCTTCTTCATGACAAATGCTGTATCAAATGCACAGGTGAGAGGAGACAGCTACAGTGATGGATGCTTAGGAAGAACAGGGGCTTGGATCTGGCTCTTCATCGGCTTCATGTTGATGTTTGGATCACTCATTGGTTCCATGTGGATCCTCTCTGGAGCATACGTTACACAGAACACTAACGTGTACCCTGATTTAGCAGTGTTTTTCCAGAatgcattaatatttttcagcacTCTGATCTACAAGTTTGGGAGAACAGAAGAACTGTGGGGCTGA